In Streptomyces sp. NBC_00704, a genomic segment contains:
- a CDS encoding serine/threonine-protein kinase, translating into MSPQRNTGAGAEAELPEYAGHYRLRECLGSGGMGVVHLARSTSGMKVAVKIVHARFARDPEFRGRFRQEVAAARRVSGAFTAPVVDADPEAERPWMATLFIPGSTLAEQVKRNGPLNSGELRRLMAGLAEALRDIHRVGVVHRDLKPSNVLLADDGPKVIDFGISRPKDSELRTETGKLIGTPPFMAPEQFRRPREVGPAADVFALGSVMVHAATGRGPFDSDSPYVVAYQVVHDEPDLTGVPDNLAPLVSRCLAKEPEERPTPDELMRELRSVAASYDTQSFLTRSFIPSQRALGDGWTDRADVEAEDPAGVGPTDAADGGATDPAGVGPTDPAGGVDLGEPVRPGEPVDPAASGASGVSGSSAATGASVGPSAALGEPSEVAEETSGGAPERVDASARASGGRAGVWARGRGGRRRGRVALAAGAMTVVLVGGALGAALLSDDGDSGRDARGGAAGSPSASPAFRPWSTRPAKAASGAGSGAGTGGMPLCATGAKRVLCAQPGLVSALDAGDGRVLWRHALADGDRPAEAPALAGGAALVVTHAGRLVEALDPATGATRWQRGLSGYVSWRVAGGTLLLTAADGTVTGVAAATGGTIWSHRIAGVSEPYFASFPGDPLAYASDVSDDGHTRITAVDPATGEVRWKGRLDGALDLVGTAAGSAVLLSRGDGDGTVDAVVRYDPAGRAARRVRLDVTMQEAQATVHGDRVYLLGFDGTLTAVDTAAGRQVWSLQSAVSRGSAPAADGGRVYFSAADGRLLAVGAADGRLLGQTALRLGAHSDRVVATLPAPRAVGGRVYAGAPDGTVFAVDGRDPARW; encoded by the coding sequence ATGTCGCCACAGCGCAACACCGGAGCGGGCGCGGAAGCGGAACTTCCGGAGTACGCCGGCCATTACCGCCTGCGGGAATGCCTGGGCTCCGGTGGCATGGGCGTGGTGCACCTGGCCCGCAGCACCTCCGGGATGAAGGTCGCGGTGAAGATCGTGCACGCCCGGTTCGCCCGCGATCCCGAGTTCAGGGGCCGTTTCCGGCAGGAGGTGGCCGCGGCCCGGCGGGTGAGCGGGGCGTTCACCGCGCCCGTCGTCGACGCCGACCCGGAGGCCGAACGCCCCTGGATGGCCACCCTGTTCATCCCCGGGTCCACCCTCGCCGAGCAGGTGAAGCGGAACGGGCCCCTGAATTCGGGCGAGTTGCGGCGGCTGATGGCCGGGCTCGCGGAGGCGCTGCGGGACATCCACCGGGTCGGGGTGGTCCACCGGGATCTCAAGCCGAGCAACGTGCTGCTCGCCGACGACGGGCCGAAGGTGATCGACTTCGGCATCTCCCGGCCCAAGGACAGCGAACTGCGCACGGAGACCGGCAAGTTGATCGGCACACCGCCGTTCATGGCGCCGGAGCAGTTCCGGCGGCCCCGCGAGGTCGGCCCGGCCGCCGACGTCTTCGCGCTGGGGTCGGTCATGGTGCACGCGGCGACCGGGCGCGGACCGTTCGACTCCGACAGCCCCTACGTCGTCGCCTACCAGGTCGTGCACGACGAACCGGACCTGACCGGCGTGCCGGACAACCTCGCGCCGCTGGTCTCGCGCTGCCTCGCCAAGGAGCCGGAGGAGCGGCCCACTCCGGACGAGTTGATGCGGGAGCTGCGGTCGGTGGCGGCCTCGTACGACACGCAGTCGTTCCTCACCCGGTCGTTCATACCGTCGCAACGGGCCCTCGGGGACGGCTGGACGGACCGGGCGGACGTCGAGGCGGAGGATCCGGCGGGCGTCGGGCCGACGGATGCGGCGGACGGCGGGGCGACGGACCCCGCGGGCGTCGGGCCGACGGACCCGGCGGGCGGCGTAGACCTGGGAGAACCCGTGCGTCCCGGCGAACCGGTGGACCCGGCGGCTTCGGGGGCTTCGGGGGTTTCGGGCTCCTCGGCGGCGACGGGGGCGTCCGTGGGGCCGTCGGCGGCTCTCGGGGAGCCGTCGGAGGTCGCCGAGGAGACGTCGGGGGGCGCGCCCGAGCGGGTGGACGCGTCCGCGCGGGCGTCGGGCGGGCGGGCCGGGGTGTGGGCCCGGGGCCGGGGCGGGCGGCGGCGCGGGCGGGTCGCTCTGGCGGCCGGCGCGATGACCGTCGTCCTCGTCGGCGGCGCGCTCGGCGCCGCGTTGTTGTCCGACGACGGCGACTCGGGCCGTGACGCGCGGGGCGGCGCGGCAGGATCGCCCTCCGCCTCCCCCGCGTTCCGCCCCTGGAGCACCCGGCCGGCCAAGGCCGCGTCCGGAGCGGGCTCGGGCGCCGGAACGGGTGGCATGCCGTTGTGCGCGACCGGCGCGAAGCGGGTGCTCTGCGCGCAGCCGGGCCTGGTGTCCGCGCTGGACGCGGGCGACGGGCGCGTGCTGTGGCGGCACGCGCTCGCCGACGGTGACCGGCCGGCCGAGGCGCCCGCGCTCGCGGGCGGCGCGGCGCTGGTGGTCACGCACGCGGGCAGGCTCGTCGAGGCGCTCGACCCGGCGACGGGCGCCACGCGCTGGCAGCGGGGACTGTCGGGGTACGTGAGCTGGCGCGTGGCCGGCGGCACGCTGCTGCTGACCGCGGCCGACGGGACGGTCACCGGGGTGGCCGCCGCGACGGGCGGGACGATCTGGAGCCACCGCATCGCCGGGGTGAGCGAGCCCTACTTCGCGTCCTTCCCGGGCGATCCGCTGGCGTACGCGTCGGACGTCTCCGACGACGGGCACACGAGGATCACCGCCGTGGACCCCGCCACCGGCGAGGTGCGGTGGAAGGGGCGGCTCGACGGCGCGCTCGACCTGGTGGGCACCGCCGCCGGCAGCGCGGTCCTGCTGTCCCGGGGCGACGGCGACGGCACGGTCGACGCCGTGGTCCGCTACGACCCGGCGGGCCGGGCGGCGCGGCGGGTCCGGCTGGACGTCACGATGCAGGAGGCACAGGCCACGGTGCACGGGGACCGGGTGTACCTGCTGGGCTTCGACGGGACGCTGACGGCCGTCGACACGGCCGCCGGGCGACAGGTGTGGTCCCTGCAGAGCGCGGTGAGCCGAGGGTCGGCGCCGGCCGCCGACGGCGGGCGCGTCTACTTCAGCGCCGCCGACGGGCGGCTCCTCGCCGTCGGCGCGGCGGACGGCAGGCTCCTCGGGCAGACGGCGCTGCGGCTCGGCGCGCACTCCGACCGGGTGGTGGCCACGCTGCCCGCGCCCCGCGCGGTCGGCGGCCGGGTCTACGCGGGCGCTCCCGACGGCACCGTCTTCGCGGTCGACGGACGGGACCCGGCGCGCTGGTGA
- a CDS encoding SH3 domain-containing protein, giving the protein MSVERVERVEEAESAETAVAVTAADLKTVALTYYPVAPGVRLNVRSGPGTGYSVVRVLAEGVKVPIHCQTRGTSVSGPYGTSTIWDNIGDGQFVSDAYVHTGSDGFVAGRCA; this is encoded by the coding sequence ATGTCCGTGGAACGCGTGGAACGTGTGGAAGAGGCCGAGAGCGCCGAGACGGCGGTGGCCGTCACGGCGGCCGACCTCAAGACGGTCGCCCTCACCTACTACCCGGTCGCCCCGGGCGTCCGGCTGAACGTGCGCAGCGGCCCGGGCACCGGCTACTCGGTCGTCAGGGTCCTGGCCGAGGGCGTCAAGGTCCCGATCCACTGCCAGACGCGGGGCACCTCGGTCTCCGGCCCGTACGGCACGTCGACCATCTGGGACAACATCGGGGACGGCCAGTTCGTCTCGGACGCGTACGTGCACACCGGCAGCGACGGGTTCGTCGCCGGACGCTGCGCCTGA
- a CDS encoding EamA/RhaT family transporter: MSDENGTPDTAAGSPSTPPGRAAGTPAGADSGSGPRPEPLRFFGTTWVDHDPGLRGYAVRRVAAAVGSLVVAAVSCLVLRFAYQGIAIADLGGFVTLLIVVMFAVCSALAFRHTWDGFTKRPDPDRQASLRGLLAIGFVGSLLAYFFRTLVEAPGEGLHRGELEEARRRHTRRATRRTGNPSKKRRRG; encoded by the coding sequence GTGAGCGACGAAAACGGCACCCCGGACACCGCGGCGGGCTCCCCGAGCACCCCGCCCGGCCGGGCGGCCGGAACCCCCGCCGGCGCGGACTCCGGGTCCGGCCCCCGCCCGGAGCCCCTGCGCTTCTTCGGCACCACCTGGGTGGACCACGACCCCGGCCTTCGCGGCTACGCGGTCCGGCGGGTCGCCGCCGCCGTGGGCTCCCTCGTCGTCGCCGCCGTCTCCTGCCTGGTGCTGCGCTTCGCCTACCAGGGCATCGCCATCGCCGACCTCGGCGGCTTCGTGACCCTCCTGATCGTGGTGATGTTCGCGGTCTGCAGCGCCCTCGCCTTCCGTCACACGTGGGACGGCTTCACCAAGCGCCCCGACCCCGACCGCCAGGCCTCCCTGCGCGGCCTGCTGGCCATCGGCTTCGTCGGCTCCCTGCTCGCCTACTTCTTCCGCACGCTCGTCGAGGCCCCCGGCGAGGGCCTGCACCGCGGGGAACTCGAAGAGGCCCGCCGCCGCCACACCCGGCGCGCCACCCGCCGCACCGGCAACCCCTCGAAAAAGCGCCGCCGCGGCTGA
- a CDS encoding class I SAM-dependent methyltransferase produces the protein MTVSSHAARVDAARVDAARVHAARAHSFNSAAAQYAANRPSYPSALLDAIEELAGRPLAGARVGDVGAGTGISTALLHARGADVVAVEPGEGMAAQFRRALPEVPVVRGDGNRLPLADASLDFLTYAQSWHWTDPARAVPEALRVLRPGGALALWWNTDAPDVPWLAEQSRRVARYFGQDLPGPDRNVSARAVDPSGRLDPVRREVRWSRRVPIDTHLANIGSHSAFLVQGEEATAAFLAEEREHLTRVFPDGLVEEVYDVVLLLTTRP, from the coding sequence ATGACGGTCTCCTCCCACGCAGCCCGAGTCGACGCAGCCCGAGTCGACGCGGCCCGAGTCCACGCGGCTCGGGCCCACTCCTTCAACTCCGCCGCGGCCCAGTACGCCGCCAACCGTCCCTCGTACCCGAGCGCCCTCCTCGACGCGATCGAGGAACTGGCCGGCCGCCCCCTCGCCGGCGCGCGGGTCGGGGACGTCGGGGCCGGCACCGGCATCTCGACCGCTCTCCTGCACGCCCGCGGCGCGGACGTCGTCGCCGTCGAGCCGGGGGAGGGCATGGCCGCGCAGTTCCGGCGGGCCCTCCCCGAGGTGCCGGTCGTCCGGGGCGACGGCAACCGCCTGCCGCTGGCCGACGCCTCCCTCGACTTCCTCACCTACGCCCAGTCCTGGCACTGGACCGACCCGGCCCGCGCGGTCCCGGAAGCCCTGCGCGTGCTGCGTCCGGGCGGGGCGCTGGCCCTGTGGTGGAACACCGACGCCCCGGACGTGCCCTGGCTCGCCGAGCAGAGCCGGCGCGTCGCGCGGTACTTCGGCCAGGACCTCCCCGGCCCCGACCGGAACGTGAGCGCCCGTGCCGTCGACCCCTCGGGCCGCCTGGACCCGGTCCGCCGCGAAGTCCGCTGGAGCCGCCGCGTCCCGATCGACACGCATCTGGCCAACATCGGCAGCCACTCGGCCTTCCTGGTGCAGGGCGAGGAGGCGACCGCCGCGTTCCTGGCCGAGGAGCGCGAGCACCTGACCCGCGTCTTCCCCGACGGCCTCGTCGAAGAGGTCTACGACGTCGTCCTGCTGCTCACGACAAGGCCCTGA
- a CDS encoding ABC transporter ATP-binding protein, which translates to MMNFRSGSRPPDREARRSEKQTPLRPVPADADDRDAPDDLAVPAVRAQGLTVVRGPRTVLRALDFTVPRGQITGLLGPSGCGKSTLMRAVVGTQAKVTGTLDVLGRPAGHPALRARIGYVTQAPSVYDDLTVRQNLDYFAAILDPGRAAADRRADDVTRVIADVDLTTHADALAGNLSGGQRNRVSLAVALLGAPELLVLDEPTVGLDPVLRRDLWNLFHDIAASRGATLLVSSHVMDEAERCHRLLLMREGRILADATPDALRTRTGADTVELAFLHLVDAAARTARAKESTR; encoded by the coding sequence ATGATGAATTTCAGGTCCGGATCCCGTCCGCCCGACCGGGAAGCGCGGCGAAGCGAGAAGCAGACCCCGCTCAGGCCCGTCCCCGCCGACGCCGACGACCGCGACGCCCCCGACGACCTCGCCGTCCCGGCCGTCCGCGCCCAGGGCCTCACCGTGGTCCGCGGCCCCCGCACCGTGCTGCGCGCCCTCGACTTCACCGTCCCCCGCGGCCAGATCACCGGCCTCCTGGGCCCCTCCGGCTGCGGCAAGTCGACCCTCATGCGCGCCGTCGTCGGCACCCAGGCGAAGGTCACCGGCACGCTGGACGTCCTCGGACGCCCCGCCGGCCACCCCGCCCTGCGCGCCCGCATCGGCTACGTCACCCAGGCCCCCTCCGTCTACGACGACCTGACGGTCCGCCAGAACCTCGACTACTTCGCGGCGATCCTCGACCCCGGCCGGGCGGCCGCGGACCGGCGCGCGGACGACGTCACCCGCGTCATCGCCGACGTCGACCTGACCACCCACGCGGACGCCCTGGCCGGCAACCTCTCCGGCGGCCAGCGCAACCGCGTCTCCCTGGCCGTCGCCCTCCTGGGCGCACCCGAGCTCCTGGTCCTCGACGAGCCCACCGTCGGCCTCGACCCCGTCCTGCGCCGCGACCTGTGGAACCTCTTCCACGACATCGCCGCGAGCCGGGGCGCGACCCTCCTGGTCTCCTCCCACGTCATGGACGAGGCCGAGCGCTGCCACCGCCTCCTCCTCATGCGCGAGGGCCGGATCCTCGCCGACGCCACCCCCGACGCCCTGCGCACCCGCACCGGCGCCGACACCGTCGAGCTGGCGTTCCTGCACCTGGTGGACGCCGCCGCACGGACGGCCCGAGCTAAGGAGAGCACCCGATGA
- a CDS encoding ABC transporter permease has product MTTRTPPAPPATASRAPAPGGALNASRTTATAARVLRQLRHDPRTIALLILIPCVMLFLLRYVFDGSPRTFDSIGASLLGVFPLITMFLVTSIATLRERTSGTLERLLAMPLGKGDLIAGYALAFGALAIVQSALATALAVWFLDLDVTGSPWLLLLVALLDALLGTALGLFVSAFAASEFQAVQFMPAVIFPQLLLCGLFAPRDTMHPALEAVSDVLPMSYAVDGMNEVLHHTDMTATFVRDVLIVAGCALLVLFLGAATLRRRTP; this is encoded by the coding sequence ATGACCACGCGCACGCCCCCCGCCCCGCCCGCCACCGCGTCCCGCGCCCCCGCGCCCGGTGGCGCCCTGAACGCGTCCCGCACCACCGCCACCGCCGCCCGCGTGCTGCGCCAGCTGCGCCACGACCCCCGCACGATCGCGCTGCTGATCCTCATCCCCTGCGTGATGCTGTTCCTGCTCCGCTACGTCTTCGACGGCAGCCCCCGCACCTTCGACAGCATCGGCGCGTCCCTGCTCGGCGTCTTCCCGCTGATCACGATGTTCCTGGTGACCTCCATCGCCACCCTGCGCGAACGCACCTCGGGCACCCTCGAACGCCTCCTCGCCATGCCGCTGGGCAAAGGGGACCTGATCGCCGGCTACGCGCTCGCCTTCGGCGCCCTCGCGATCGTCCAGTCGGCCCTGGCCACGGCCCTGGCCGTGTGGTTCCTCGACCTCGACGTCACCGGCAGCCCCTGGCTCCTGCTCCTGGTGGCCCTCCTGGACGCCCTGCTCGGCACGGCGCTCGGCCTCTTCGTCTCCGCGTTCGCGGCCTCGGAGTTCCAGGCCGTCCAGTTCATGCCGGCGGTGATCTTCCCCCAGCTCCTGCTGTGCGGCCTCTTTGCCCCGCGCGACACCATGCACCCCGCCCTGGAAGCCGTCTCCGACGTCCTGCCCATGTCCTACGCCGTCGACGGCATGAACGAGGTCCTCCACCACACGGACATGACGGCGACCTTCGTCCGCGACGTCCTCATCGTCGCCGGCTGCGCCCTCCTGGTCCTGTTCCTGGGCGCGGCGACGCTGCGCCGCCGCACCCCCTGA